The sequence TCGGTGTAGGTAAGTCCGGTATAATCCTTTATTCCATAGTCTGGGGCTATTTACAACTAGCCAATTAAGAATTTTCAGATGTACGTACTAGTACTAGTAAGTGCATCAAAGATGCAGTCATCGATTCTCCCGAGAGGGCACAATTACCGCGAGCAAACATATTAATGACGAAGAACACATTTTTGCTATGCTACTAATACTTGTACTTGCTCTGCTATTCTGCCCAAGCCTGGCTGAGAAAGAGTTAGGGGGcgtaaaacaaaaaaagattcGGTCCGGGCATACTATATGGAAAGAATCTACCATTaaggataaataaaaaagaaaaaaaaaaaagaaaaagcgaGGACATTCTATTTCAACAAAAGATCCACACCTAAGTTCCATAGCTTTGGGTCCGCTATCCCGATCATGATTTTCCTACCTCTAGAAGGAAAGGTCCTTCCCTTTTTGGTCGGTTGTGGGCGAGGAGGGATTTGAACCCCCGGCACCGTGGTTCGTAGCCACATGCTCTAATCCTCTGAGCTACAGGCCCCACCCCGTCTCCACTGGATCTGTTCCCGGGAGTACCCTAAAAAAGGAACCTTTCCTCTCCCCAGCCATTTCGGGTTAAGAAGATGCGGAAGCGCCTCTCTCTCTATAAGAACGGTGCGTTCCGAGGTGTGAAGTGGGAGAAAGGGGATTTATAATTGGGGTTTTGAATAAGACgaccttttcatttttttttcatattgaaaaaGTAATAAGAATGAGGGGTGTTAAGCTTTTTATCATCCCCGGCGTCGAGCTATTTTTTCGCAGGACCTCCCTTACAGATATCTTCACCGCGGTGAGAGTTTAACCACCAAGTTTGGGATGGATTGGTGTGGTTCCTCTACGCCTAGGACACCGAATATCGAACCATGAATGAAGAAAGACATGAGAGAAAAGCATATTGGCTAGTGATTGTGAGGCCCCAATTCTTGGTGGAGGGACACCAAAGGCCTTCGCCCTTCCATCCCTTGGATCGATAGAGAGGGAGGGCAAAGCTTTTGGTTTTTCATGTTGTCAAAGAGttgaacaataaaaatagatgGCGAGTACCTAATCAAATTGATCGGGTCATGTAGGAACAAGGTTCAAGTCTACCGGTCTGTTAGGATGCCTTAGCTGCATACATCACCGCAATTCCACTTGACACCTATCGTAATGATAAACGGCTCGTCTCGGCCGTGACCTTCTCCTGGAATTCTCAAAACTTTTGTCACTCCACCCCCGCGGGAAGCGGAGAACCCGTCATTGTCTCGGCTATGCTATCGAAGGTTCCGGGAAGTCGGAATAGAAGAGCACTCATCTTGGGGTGGGCTTACTACTTAGATGCTTTCGTGATTATCGCTCCGTACTTGGCTACCCGAGCGTTCTAGTAGGCATGATAACTGGTACACCAGAGGTGCGTCCTTCCGGTCCTCTCATACTAGGGAAAGGTCCTCTCAATGCTCTAACGCCCACACCGGATATGGACTGAAACTGTCTCACGGTGTTCGAACCCGACTCACGTACCACTTTAATGGGCGAACGGTAGAACCCTTGGAACATACTACAGCCCCGGTGGCGAAGAGCCGACATCGAGGTGCCAAACCTTCCGTCGATGTGAGCTCTTGGGAAGATCAACTGTTATCCCTAGAGTAACTTTTATCATTGAGCGGCCCTTCCACTCGGCACCATCGGATCACTAAGGCCAACTTTCATCCTTGCTCGACGGGTGGGTCTTGCAGTCAAGCTCCCTTCTGCCTTTGCACTCGAGGGCCAATCTCCGTCCAGCCCGAGGAAACCTTTACACGCCTCCGTTACCTTTTGGGAGGCCTATGCCCCATAGAGACTGTCTACCTGAGACTGTCCCTTGGCCCGTAGGTCCTGACACAAGGTTAGAATTCTAGCATTTCCAGAGTGGTATCTCACTGATGGCTCGGACTCCCCCGGAAGGGGGCCTTCTTCGCCTTCCACCTATGATGTGCAGGAAAGGCCCAAAGCCAATCCCAGGGAACAGTGAAGCTTCATATGGTCTTTCTATCCAGGTGCAGGTAGTTCGCATCTTCACAGACATGTCTATTTCACCGAGCCTCTCTCTGAGACAGTGCCCAAATCGTTACGCCTTTCGTGCGGGTCGAAACTTACCCGACAAGGAATTTCGCTACCTTAAGACCGTTATAGTTACTGGCCGTTCAGGGCTTGGTCATGGCTCCCTATCATCGGTCACCAACTTCCTTGACCTTCCTAGGCACTAGGCGTCAGCCCCCATACATGGTCTTACGACTTTGCGGAGACTGTGTTTTGGTAAGCGATGGCCGGGCACAGTCACTGCGACCCCCTTTGTGAGGAGGCACCCCTTCTCCTGAAGTTCCGAGGCTATTTTGTCGAGTTCCTTAGAGAGAGTTGTCTCGCGCCCTTAGGTATTCTCTACCTACCTACCTGTGTCGATTTTGGGTATAGGTACCCTTTTGTTGAAGGTCGTTCGAGCTTTTCCTGGGAGTATGACATGGATTACTTCAGCGCCGTAGCGCTTGGTACTCGAATATTGGCTCGAGGCATTTTCTCTACGCCTTCTTACCCTGAAAAAGTAGGGACGCCGTGCGTCTTTGAACCGATAACCATCTTTCGGCTAACCTAGCCTCCTCCGTCCCTCGGGACCATCAAGGGGTAGTACAGGAATATTCACCTGTTGTCCATCGACTACGCCTTTCGACCTGATCTTAGGCCCTGACTCACCCTCCGTGGACGAACCTTACGGAGGAACCCTTAGGTTTTTGGGGCATTGGATTCTCACTAATGTTTGCGTTACTCAAGCCGACATTCTTCGCCGTCCACCCGCTTCATGGGTGCTTTTCTCTAAGGCGGGCAGCTCCCCTACCGATGCATTTTGACATCCCATGACGTGATCGCTTAGCCCCGTTCATCTTCGGTGCAAGAGCGCTCGATCAGTGAGCTATTATGCACTCTTTCAAGAGTGGCTGCTTCTAGGCAAACCTCCTAGCTGTCTCTGCACCCCTACCTCCTTTATCACCGTGTTGTATATAACAGAAACGAGGGTAGTATATCATTCATAGTGGATCAGTGAATTATTGGGACAGGGATTACTTGTCAGCTTTTCATTATTTCAAAATCTGAATCTAGATCATTAGCAAGATCAGaatttatgagaaaaaactaaataaaataaagcagaTCAAATAAAGAACAGGTAAAGATATATCCGAAATTTTGACTTTTTCTTTCCGTATCAGGCATTTCGAGAGAACAAAGGGGTTATATCATTCATGGTGGATCAGTGAATTATTGGGCCGAGCTGGATTTGAACCAGTATAGACATATTGCCAACGAATTTACAGTCAATTATTCCAATAATTACATATCCGATTTGACCTATGGACGAATATGCAAGCATACGTTTCATGCTTGTTTGAGTAATAGCAATGAGATTCCCCACTATCATGCTCAAAATAGCTAGGATTTCTAGAAGAAGATGCCATTCGTTtgatgagaaataaaaaggaatatCGAAAATTCGAGTGGGCTGAAGGCGACTACTTTGAAgtaatagaaagaaaagcaaCGACTAGAGTGGGAGAGTCAGATTCGAAAAGAGGATTCCTCACTTCTTTCTCTCATTCAAAACCGTGCATGAGATTTTCATCTCGCACGGCTCCTAagtgataaaagaaagaagatgagttcttctttctttttttattactttccTCGCATATGTATAAGACCGAATCCATTCAATTTCTAAAAAGGATTACTAATCCTTAACTTTTCAAGGAATCCTTCATCAGTGGTTGTGAATGACAGATTTTTTCTCAATCTTTTTTACCTCTTAGTTCCGTAGGAGCAAGTCAGAAAGATTGAGAAATAGAACCATCTAATTTGATTCGTTCTCAATAGCCATGAGATGATCATCTTAGGGTGATCCTTTTATCGACGGATGCTCCTATTACACTCGTAGTTTTTGAAGGATGAGAACCAACTATGTAGCATCTACATCGAGAATTTAAGTATTGTATACGTCATTAGTCCGGTCTTTTGTAGGAGCTACCCATAATAACGAACTTGCAAAATGAATCTGTTTATCATAAAGAGATTCATTGTTCCTGACCTTGCCTCACCTTAATTGTTATTTGAACAAGTAAAAGTTAAGTCTTGGTCCGAGTGGGGATAGCATTTCTCTTCTGCATGTCTATGGAGTTTTAAAAAATCCAAGCATCTCAGAGATAGATAGAGAGGTAGGAATTTTTTCGAACGAACCGCACTCCTTTGTATATGTCAGGAGTCCATTGATGAGAAGGGGCTGGGGAAAGCTTGAACCCAATTCCTACAGTGATGAATATAAGCACAATTGAAATTCCTGGGGAGTTATACATTTGTGTATTGATAAGGCCTTCTTGAAGCTCGATCTCTCCCCCGGACAAACCATATAGCCAAGAGAAAGCATGAACCAGAATAGAAGAGCTTGCCCCACCCATGAGTAAATATTTCATAGTAGCCTCATTAGACCGTACATCTTTCTTGGTATATCCAGATAATAGGTAGGAGCATAAACTGAAACATTCTGGAGCTACAAAGATAgttattaaattgttagcacCGCATAAAAACATTCCTCCTAGAGTAGCTGTTAATACGAATAAGAGAAACTCTGTTATAGCCATTTCTGTACATTCAATGTACTCTACGGATAGAGGAATACATAGAGTTGAACatagtaaaataagaaattgaaagatTTCGTTGAAATTGTTCGTTTGGAAATTTACCGAAAAGCTAATCATAGGTTCTTCTCCCCATCGGAACAATAGGGCCATTATACTCATTACTAAACTTGTTGAAGAGATGAAATATAACCAAGGTATATCTTTTTGATAGAGATTGAATCGATCATCAGAAGAAGAATTAGGCTAAAAATTAGGATACATTCTGGGAAAATAAAACTTCCATCGAAGAGAAGCAAATGAAAGGCTTTCATAAAAATTCTCGTAGAATCGAGAATGAAGTTTTCATTCTGTACATGCCAGATCATGAATTAGTAACTGCATCCAATCTCCAAAAAAATCCCAATTGTctcaaactttttcttttttttttggaatggAATATTTACGGAATCCCCATAAATAGGATGATCAAACCTTATTTCATGGCATTTACCTCTTTCTTATTCTTAAGCAAGTCCCCGAGAGGGCTTAATTGATCCATGATTTATGTTTCATCTTTCGCttccttttcctttgtttCGAGAAATATAGCGATCAATtccaattctttctttttctattgattCTTTTCCGATCGAGATGTATGGCTCCATGAGTCTATGTGTCTATATAGATCTTGTTCATGGGTTAACGAAAATGTGCAAAAGCTCTATTTGCCTCTGCCATTCTATGAGTCTCTTCCTTTTTACGTATGGCATCACCACTCCCTTTGGCAGCATCCACTAATTCGGAATTTAATTTGAAAGCCATATTTTGACCCTGACGTTTTTAGGATGCCCCTAATAACCAACGAATGGCAAGTGCTTTTCCTTATGTGGATCCTATTTCAACGGGAACTTAATGAGTCGATCCGCCTACACGTCTTGCTTTTACTACTATATCGGGAGTTACTCCACGTATTGCTTGACGTAAAACAGATAGTGGATTTGTTTCTGTCTTTTGTTGAATCTTTTTCATGGCTCAATAGATAATTTGATAAGCCAATGGTTTTTTTCGTGTTTCAGAATACGATTAACCAACATGTTAACTAATTGATTACGATAAATTGGATCGGATTTTGCAGTTTTTTCTTCTACAGTACCTCGACGTGACATGAGCGTGCAAGGGTTCTCAAGAATCAGTTTTCCTTTTATAAGGgctaaaaaaatcatttattttggcTTTTGACCCCATATTGTAGGGTGGATCTCGAAGATATGAAAGACCTCCCTCCAAGCCGTACATCGACTTTCACCAAATCTGGCTTTCCACAGAATTCTATATGTATCTATGAGATCGAGTATGGAATTCTGTTTACTCACTTTAAATTGAGTATCCGTTCCCTCCCTTTCCTGCTAGGATTGGAAAACCTGTATTTTACATATCCATACGATTGAGTCCTTGGGTTTCCGAAATCGTAAAAAGAAGTGCTTGAATCATTGCTATTTGACCCGAACTGTTCTAAAAAAGTCGAGGCATTTCAAATTGTTTGTTGACACGGACAAAGTCAAGGAAAACCTCCGAAATTATTCCAATATTAGACCTTGGACATATAATAGTTCCGAATCGAATCTCTTTAGAAAGAAGATCTTTTGTCTCACGGTAGCTGCTCCAGTCCCCTTACGAAACTTTCGTTATTGGGTTAGCCATATACTTTACATGTTTCTAGCGATTCACATGGCATCATCAAATGATACAAGTCTTGGATAAGAATCTACAACGCACTAGAACACCCTTGTTGATGATCCTTTACTCAAGCGGCATCTAGGGTCCCTCGAACAATGTGATATCTCACACCGGGTAAATCTTAACCCTTCCCCCTCTTACTAAGACTACAAAATGTTCTTGTGAATTATGGCCAATACCGGTGTATATAAGCGTTGATTTCAAATCCAGAGGTTAATCGTACTCCGGCAACTTCACGTAAGGCGAGTTTGGTTTTTTGGGGGTGATAGTGGAAAAGTTGAGGATAAGTCACCCTTATCGCCACTCTGAGAACCGTACATGAGATTTTCACCTCATACGGCTCCTCATTCAATTCTTTCAAAGTCATTGGATCCTTTTCCTCGTTTGAGAAGTTCCTCCCTTCATCCACTCCGTCCCGAAGAGTAACTAGGACAAATTCAGTCACGTTTTCATGTTCCAATTGAACACTTTCCTTTTTTGATTATTCTCAAAGGAGAAGATTCTTCTTTTTACCAAACCCatgtttgaattgaaattGAGATATTGATGCAAGTTCTTCCCTTCTGAATCAAATAGATTCATATCCGAAAGAGGTTGACAATAAGTTCTTTCAAAATTGACTATTTGTCCCTCTGTTAGAGGTGTTCCAGAAATGTCTGCGATCGAATAGATCGCTCTATGAATGAATGGATCGGATCGAATTGGAAAATGGAAAGATTTGTACAAGTTATACCTTTCGTTACCACTTTGTGGAAAATCATTAGGTATGAATATGTTAGATACCTGAGACTCGATTGGTGAAATAGTATCTCTCTCCAAAAAAgcatgtttttttttgttacaaTAGAACTAGAAGTGATGTAGAttattcaagaatcaaagTCGATTTgctttataaaaagaagatatcAATGAACTTCTATAAAATGGTTTCACGGGATTCAGCCAATTGTCTTGATCCTCGGATAtcattgagaaaaagaaatccgTGTTATCAAAAGATTTCCTGTGATTATTTCTAGTATGGAATGAGTCAATCATCCACTTTGGTAtcttattgaataaaaatggTGATATTGTTCCTTCATTAatcaaaaattttgatttttaggaAGTATCATGATCATCCAATAAGAAGGGTTTCCATTTTTTCAAATGAACGATTTAAAGACCTATCGATTCTAACAGCTGATTGTAGAGTGGATCATTCGGACCTTTAAATTCATAGATATGGATTTCGGACCTATGAATAGGAATATTCCCGAAACtcacaaagaaaaaaggaagtgAGTCAgacaaaaagagaagaaacttggacaaaaaaagaagtaacttgggcaaaaagaaacgaagtgACTTAGACAAATCTTTTTTGTCGATAACCTCAGACCAATCAATCGAATATTGATTAATACGTAATCGATCGAACACTACTTGAAAAGAAAACGGTTCTTCCGCTCGGGAAATGAAATGTTCCAAATGTTCCTGGAAATTCTTGCTCCCATTAGACCATTTGTATCTATATGCATTAGGATCCCAATTCATGGATCTCTCggttcaagaaagaaaaataagaggaTCGAACCATTTCTTCTGACTCTGTTTCAAATTCGATAAATGTTGGTTGATCGTATATTTCATTATAGTTCTATGATTCAGAGAATCATTTCCTATTGGATCCCTTTGAATTCCATATTCGAAGTTGCGATCGGAtctattcattaaaaaaaattgagtcAATACATTTCTTATGTACCCATAGGTACTATATTGGATTTGAATCAGATTTAGGATCAATCCATATTGATTGATTGCCTCCATTATGTTGTTGCTAGCAAATACCAccattttttgttttggatCTTCAAAATCATTCCCGCAGGAGATCCGGACCCATTTTTTTCTAATCCTTCGATAAAAAGATTCATTCACTTCATAAAAAATAGGAGGTAGAACCAATaaagatttctttttcaattcaTCCCTGGAGTTGAATACCTCATTCAAGAATTATTTTTGATCCAATCCGTAGGAATCAATAAAAAAGGTAAATCCCTTATGATACACCAGATCCGGCTCGGTTATTGATAGAGTGAATAGATCTGCCATTTCTTGAAATCTCTCTTCTGATTCAAAATCACGGTGTAACGTGTATCCCCCCCCGTTCCAATCATGGAATAGatgaaataaatcaaaaaatgGATTTTTGTTCAAGAAAGAAATCTTATTAGAACTGTCCATATCCAGTTCATCCTTCAGAACTATATCACATCCTGGGTTGTATCTGAAGACATGGAAAGAGATGTTTTTATGTCAGCAGCAGAAGCCCAAGCTCATTGAATTGTTGATCTTGTAGCAGTTGCAT is a genomic window of Ricinus communis isolate WT05 ecotype wild-type chromosome 2, ASM1957865v1, whole genome shotgun sequence containing:
- the LOC125369327 gene encoding NAD(P)H-quinone oxidoreductase subunit 2 B, chloroplastic-like, which encodes MAITEFLLFVLTATLGGMFLCGANNLITIFVAPECFSLCSYLLSGYTKKDVRSNEATMKYLLMGGASSSILVHAFSWLYGLSGGEIELQEGLINTQMYNSPGISIVLIFITVGIGFKLSPAPSHQWTPDIYKGVRFVRKNSYLSIYL